A region from the Streptomyces sp. 3214.6 genome encodes:
- a CDS encoding DUF6879 family protein, protein MARQLRFTGTDSKVDGCPALHTDTDTGEVIVQGTSVTDPDELAQLQHFGPDEAAVVVPRELLVNWGPKEMQRVPEFVDRAAFRRLFETFKHTAWRLETRRGYASDRQDPDFQAFLATGSSPCDPDEPWFVNIRAQTDAGKRVGRVRVADRPPTTEQRFLLDYARHNAAVGEDIRYLWREDAINLPAEDFWIFDSRLVALLHFDDADNLLNIELITEPAGVVRYAMVRDAAMHHSVPFDQFAAQVADTE, encoded by the coding sequence ATGGCTCGTCAGCTACGTTTCACCGGCACAGACAGCAAGGTCGACGGCTGCCCCGCCCTGCACACGGACACCGACACCGGCGAGGTCATCGTGCAGGGCACGTCCGTCACCGACCCGGACGAACTCGCACAGCTCCAACACTTCGGTCCGGACGAGGCAGCGGTGGTCGTACCGCGCGAACTGCTCGTGAATTGGGGGCCGAAGGAGATGCAGCGGGTGCCCGAATTCGTCGACCGGGCCGCCTTCCGCCGTCTCTTCGAGACCTTCAAGCACACTGCCTGGCGTTTGGAGACGCGGCGCGGTTATGCGTCGGACCGACAGGACCCCGACTTTCAGGCGTTCCTGGCCACCGGCTCCTCTCCCTGCGACCCTGACGAACCCTGGTTCGTCAACATCAGGGCCCAGACGGACGCCGGCAAGCGCGTCGGTCGGGTGCGCGTCGCCGACCGTCCGCCCACCACCGAACAGCGGTTCTTGCTCGACTACGCCCGGCACAACGCGGCGGTCGGCGAGGACATCCGCTACCTGTGGCGCGAGGACGCCATTAACCTGCCCGCCGAAGATTTCTGGATCTTCGACTCGCGGTTGGTCGCGCTGCTGCACTTCGATGACGCCGACAACTTGCTGAACATCGAGCTGATCACCGAACCGGCCGGGGTCGTGCGGTACGCCATGGTGCGTGACGCGGCGATGCACCACTCCGTGCCGTTCGACCAGTTCGCCGCGCAGGTGGCCGACACCGAATGA
- a CDS encoding helix-turn-helix transcriptional regulator has product MSRPTGRVLTLLELLQSGGTRTVAELADRLGVEGRTVRRYVDQLIDLDVPVESVRGRYGGYRLAPGYRLPPLMLSDDEALAVLLGLVAGRRAGLTTTQRTASETASAKIRRVLPKHLAGRLDTLLEALAFTDQPGEFDTPDAGVLLTIADAVRHRRPASIRYTGRDGRRSERTLHAYGIVAHAGRWYVTGKDAQVGEDRTFRLDRIADARTLPGSFEAPVGPAPAQRVLSGFATAEYRHEVTLRIHGTVEQIRAHLPAGVASLEEHEPAAGQDPAAEPWLRVELRAERLDWLPPVLAALDRPFVIERPAELRDLVIALADRLTSSARRA; this is encoded by the coding sequence ATGTCTCGACCCACCGGCCGCGTGCTGACACTCCTGGAGCTGCTGCAGTCGGGCGGCACCCGAACGGTGGCCGAACTCGCCGACCGGCTCGGCGTCGAGGGGCGCACCGTGCGCCGGTACGTGGACCAGCTGATCGACCTCGACGTGCCTGTGGAGTCGGTGCGCGGCCGCTACGGCGGGTACCGGCTGGCCCCCGGGTACCGCTTGCCTCCGCTCATGCTCAGCGACGACGAGGCGCTGGCCGTGCTGCTCGGCCTGGTCGCGGGCCGCCGGGCAGGGCTGACGACGACGCAGCGCACGGCGAGCGAGACGGCGTCGGCGAAGATCCGACGGGTGCTGCCCAAGCACCTCGCCGGCCGGCTCGACACCCTCCTGGAAGCTCTCGCCTTCACGGATCAGCCCGGCGAGTTCGACACCCCGGACGCCGGGGTCCTGCTCACGATCGCCGATGCGGTGCGCCACCGTCGGCCGGCCTCAATCCGCTACACCGGCCGTGACGGACGGCGCAGCGAACGCACCCTGCACGCGTACGGGATCGTCGCCCATGCGGGCCGGTGGTACGTCACGGGCAAGGACGCCCAGGTCGGCGAGGACCGAACCTTCCGGCTCGATCGCATCGCGGACGCGAGGACCCTGCCCGGCTCGTTCGAAGCGCCCGTCGGCCCCGCTCCGGCACAGCGCGTGTTGTCAGGGTTCGCCACAGCCGAGTACCGGCATGAGGTGACCTTGCGGATCCACGGGACAGTCGAGCAGATCCGCGCGCACCTCCCCGCCGGCGTCGCGAGCCTGGAGGAGCACGAGCCCGCGGCCGGCCAGGACCCGGCGGCCGAGCCCTGGCTGCGCGTCGAGCTGCGGGCGGAGCGCCTCGACTGGTTGCCTCCGGTACTCGCCGCACTCGACCGGCCGTTCGTCATCGAGCGCCCCGCTGAACTGCGCGACCTCGTCATCGCGCTCGCGGATCGCCTCACGTCCTCTGCCCGCCGAGCGTGA
- a CDS encoding dihydrofolate reductase family protein — MRSVTYSMSVSLDGYIVGPDGGFDWSAPDEEVFRFWIDDIREVGVHLMGRRLYETMLYWETAEQDRSLDAAELEWTALWKPLPKVVFSTTLSAVQGNARLASGGLAEEIERLRAEPGEGEIAIGGATLAAEAAASGLIDEYRVMVHPVLVGGGIPFFARNERRVDLELVETRTFGSKFVYLRYRVAR; from the coding sequence ATGCGCAGCGTGACCTATTCGATGAGTGTCTCGCTCGACGGCTACATCGTCGGACCGGACGGCGGCTTCGACTGGTCGGCGCCCGACGAGGAGGTCTTTCGCTTCTGGATCGACGACATTCGAGAGGTCGGCGTCCACCTGATGGGACGGCGGCTGTACGAGACGATGCTGTACTGGGAGACCGCCGAGCAGGATCGGTCGCTCGACGCCGCAGAGCTCGAGTGGACCGCGCTCTGGAAGCCGCTCCCGAAGGTGGTGTTCTCGACCACGCTGTCGGCGGTGCAGGGCAATGCCCGCCTGGCCTCCGGCGGCCTGGCGGAGGAGATCGAGCGGTTGCGGGCCGAGCCGGGCGAGGGCGAGATCGCGATCGGCGGCGCGACTCTCGCCGCCGAGGCGGCCGCCTCGGGTCTGATCGACGAGTACCGGGTCATGGTCCACCCGGTGCTGGTCGGCGGCGGCATTCCGTTCTTTGCCCGAAACGAGCGCCGGGTCGATCTCGAACTCGTCGAGACCCGCACCTTCGGCTCGAAATTCGTCTACCTCCGCTACCGCGTGGCGCGCTAG
- a CDS encoding helix-turn-helix domain-containing protein, giving the protein MSTDYQQARVALGARMRELRFTCPGGRLTGQQLAQRLGWPGSKVSKLENGKQTATPEDLQAWADATGQPGVYPELAARLAGFESHIRSWRRALANGFKPLHEGLSAEIDRTSEMWVWEESVIAGLVQTPEYARHVIQRYAELLGGASDIEAAVRSRAQRQEWLYRPGRKLHVLMWEAALRSLICPPSVLAAQLDRLTGMLGMDTVELGIVPFTASVKLVPANGFWVLDDRLVVAEDWHAEMWLDDADNVVLYKKVWRTLHESAVYGADAHNVINAARRSLSRD; this is encoded by the coding sequence GTGAGCACTGACTACCAGCAAGCCAGGGTGGCCCTGGGAGCGCGAATGCGTGAGCTGCGGTTCACGTGTCCTGGTGGTCGGCTCACCGGTCAGCAGCTGGCCCAGCGGCTCGGCTGGCCCGGCTCCAAGGTCAGCAAGCTGGAGAACGGCAAGCAGACCGCCACCCCCGAAGACCTCCAGGCGTGGGCCGACGCGACCGGCCAGCCGGGCGTGTACCCCGAGCTTGCCGCCCGGCTGGCGGGGTTCGAGTCGCACATCAGATCATGGCGTCGGGCCCTGGCGAACGGCTTCAAGCCGCTGCACGAGGGGCTGAGCGCTGAGATCGACCGCACCTCGGAGATGTGGGTGTGGGAAGAGTCGGTGATCGCCGGTTTGGTGCAGACACCCGAGTACGCGCGTCACGTCATCCAGCGATATGCGGAGCTGCTGGGCGGAGCCAGCGACATCGAGGCCGCCGTGCGCTCACGGGCGCAGCGGCAGGAGTGGCTGTACCGGCCTGGCCGCAAGCTGCACGTCCTGATGTGGGAGGCCGCGTTGCGGTCGCTGATTTGCCCGCCCTCGGTACTGGCCGCCCAGCTCGACCGCCTTACCGGCATGCTCGGTATGGACACGGTCGAGCTGGGCATCGTCCCATTCACGGCTTCCGTCAAGCTCGTGCCTGCCAACGGATTCTGGGTCCTTGACGACCGTCTGGTGGTCGCCGAGGACTGGCACGCCGAGATGTGGTTGGACGACGCCGACAACGTCGTCTTGTACAAGAAGGTCTGGCGCACCCTGCACGAGTCGGCCGTCTACGGGGCCGACGCTCACAACGTCATCAACGCGGCGCGGCGGTCACTGAGCCGGGATTAG
- a CDS encoding DUF6185 family protein, translating into MGKADAAEEAPTDCRADQLKTAEVTALAEFKHRGNDWSMVTSTMDISVPAAWTHASDLLLDTHAPAYRLALACLVGKPLQNQIDFRDYEFRSKPVTVKADGRRVKVHYEAATWVQFSSSDAVGPWVLTVSKENWRIALRPSPALTGADWDKVQVDLGGRGALTATPRPAFGERGTRLNWRHKEPDQNPTVTFRPPTLQYWDFITTSPEKTWQAWEPWGIYSATAAFWYAASGALLLVAGRRLRRSLADTTTPEESSALHYLRWWALLLMFLGVLGYMDDNVYLWFQRLVGWHHDYEWTVAVFVLAFLGPALCLFGSRSKRLLFSVGGVVLGLLGWYVVSEMFDFTLLPTADRLLSTPGWTMAAVACTALTAVCWIGLITAGQRILLIRETRIPTRMMVAAALAAATATVLWAYLAFDRYWERISWLANPRSADFQKFRGGELSWWWLTFPTNVLDPLLVVVSILAPLPVLGVLRVCRVEQHEQGAFTPAPAEKFLLVALFAITFAPDAYYFGFSAYALTLVLCLCTAWGVLVLGSHFSVLEQPFADNAPLGRTISLTDRADVLRLARRFRERQTRLSQLSTSNLGERSAERQSIEAEIDRMDQALPAGVRPADLPFACGPMATWWGNARRGALNACLIGLPATGLMYWVDVVKGDSWMLYAENAAGFVWIVGEILTWQVWWIVGGFFLGALWRDLPGRHGPTKALFVTLAFAIPATADFLIVQAIGGTVPQLIGQIAAFGSVTTCTGLMMDLQTFQNERRYWPTNASLVAYVYQMRFATIAFFMAQLLALVTLWKTFADVSAKGPGR; encoded by the coding sequence ATGGGAAAGGCCGACGCTGCCGAGGAGGCCCCGACGGACTGCCGAGCCGACCAGCTCAAGACGGCCGAGGTCACGGCACTGGCTGAGTTCAAACACCGCGGCAACGACTGGAGCATGGTCACGAGCACCATGGACATCAGCGTGCCCGCCGCTTGGACTCACGCCTCCGACCTGCTCCTGGACACCCATGCGCCGGCTTATCGGTTGGCGCTGGCGTGCCTGGTGGGCAAACCCCTGCAAAATCAGATCGACTTCCGTGATTACGAGTTTCGGTCCAAGCCGGTGACGGTGAAGGCCGACGGCCGGAGGGTCAAGGTTCACTACGAGGCTGCCACGTGGGTCCAGTTCTCCTCCTCCGACGCTGTCGGCCCCTGGGTACTGACGGTGTCGAAGGAGAACTGGCGCATCGCGTTGCGTCCTTCTCCTGCCCTGACGGGCGCCGACTGGGACAAGGTGCAGGTCGACCTGGGCGGACGGGGCGCCCTGACGGCCACCCCTCGGCCGGCCTTCGGCGAACGTGGAACCAGACTGAACTGGCGGCACAAAGAGCCGGACCAGAATCCCACGGTCACTTTCCGCCCACCCACGTTGCAGTATTGGGACTTCATCACGACCTCGCCGGAGAAAACCTGGCAGGCCTGGGAGCCGTGGGGCATCTATAGCGCCACGGCAGCGTTCTGGTACGCCGCCTCAGGTGCGTTGTTGCTCGTCGCGGGTCGCCGGCTGAGGCGCAGTCTCGCCGATACGACGACGCCGGAAGAGTCGAGCGCGCTGCACTACCTGCGGTGGTGGGCGCTCCTTTTGATGTTCCTGGGCGTGCTCGGCTACATGGACGACAACGTCTACTTGTGGTTCCAGCGTCTGGTGGGCTGGCATCACGACTACGAATGGACGGTCGCGGTGTTCGTCCTGGCGTTCCTCGGGCCTGCGCTGTGTCTGTTCGGCAGCCGGTCGAAGCGCCTCCTCTTCAGCGTGGGCGGAGTCGTCCTGGGCCTGCTCGGCTGGTACGTGGTGTCGGAGATGTTCGACTTCACCTTGCTCCCCACAGCCGACCGGCTCTTGTCTACTCCGGGCTGGACCATGGCAGCCGTGGCGTGCACCGCACTGACGGCAGTGTGCTGGATCGGCCTGATCACAGCTGGGCAGCGGATACTGCTGATCAGAGAGACTCGGATCCCCACTCGCATGATGGTCGCCGCCGCCCTTGCAGCAGCGACGGCGACCGTCCTGTGGGCCTACCTCGCCTTTGACCGCTACTGGGAGCGAATCAGCTGGCTCGCCAACCCACGCTCGGCTGATTTTCAAAAGTTCCGAGGGGGAGAGCTCTCGTGGTGGTGGTTGACCTTCCCGACAAACGTTCTGGATCCGCTGCTGGTCGTCGTCAGCATCCTGGCGCCGCTGCCCGTGCTGGGCGTTCTGCGGGTCTGCCGGGTCGAACAGCACGAGCAGGGGGCGTTCACACCCGCGCCTGCGGAGAAGTTCCTGCTCGTGGCCCTCTTCGCCATCACCTTTGCACCTGACGCGTACTACTTCGGCTTCTCCGCATACGCGCTCACCCTGGTGCTGTGCCTGTGCACGGCCTGGGGAGTGCTCGTCCTGGGCTCGCACTTCTCCGTGCTGGAGCAGCCCTTCGCCGACAACGCCCCGCTGGGAAGGACGATCTCGCTGACCGACAGGGCCGACGTGCTGCGCCTGGCGCGCCGGTTCAGGGAACGCCAGACCCGCCTGAGTCAGCTCAGTACGTCGAACCTGGGCGAGCGTTCCGCCGAGCGGCAGTCGATCGAGGCCGAGATCGACCGAATGGACCAGGCCTTGCCGGCAGGAGTGAGACCCGCCGACCTTCCCTTCGCCTGTGGCCCGATGGCCACATGGTGGGGCAATGCTCGCAGGGGGGCCCTCAACGCGTGTCTCATCGGCCTGCCCGCGACCGGCCTGATGTACTGGGTCGACGTCGTGAAGGGCGACTCCTGGATGCTGTACGCGGAGAATGCAGCAGGGTTCGTCTGGATCGTGGGCGAGATCCTCACCTGGCAGGTCTGGTGGATCGTCGGGGGATTCTTCCTCGGGGCGCTGTGGCGGGATCTGCCGGGCCGTCACGGGCCGACGAAGGCGCTCTTCGTCACGCTCGCGTTCGCCATCCCGGCAACGGCCGATTTCCTCATCGTCCAAGCCATCGGCGGGACCGTGCCCCAGCTGATCGGCCAGATCGCCGCATTCGGCTCGGTGACGACGTGCACGGGCCTGATGATGGATCTGCAGACCTTCCAGAACGAGCGCCGCTACTGGCCGACCAATGCCAGTCTCGTCGCTTACGTCTACCAGATGCGCTTCGCCACGATCGCGTTCTTCATGGCACAGCTGCTTGCGCTCGTCACCCTCTGGAAGACGTTCGCAGACGTCAGCGCAAAAGGGCCCGGCCGGTAG
- a CDS encoding VOC family protein, with protein MDFVSIRIITSDVARLVDFYERATGVRATWATEDFAELRTAGATLAIAGTRTVPLFAPGSARPADNHSVITEFLVDDVDRVHQNLTGFVTDFVTEPTTMPWGNRSLLFRDPDGNLVNFFTPVTPAAIEKFAR; from the coding sequence ATGGACTTCGTCTCGATCCGCATCATCACCAGCGACGTCGCACGCCTCGTCGACTTCTACGAGCGAGCCACAGGAGTGCGGGCGACGTGGGCCACCGAGGACTTCGCCGAACTCAGGACCGCGGGCGCGACCCTCGCGATCGCCGGCACCCGCACCGTCCCGCTGTTCGCCCCGGGCTCTGCCCGCCCGGCGGACAACCACAGCGTGATCACCGAGTTCCTCGTCGACGACGTGGACCGCGTTCACCAGAACCTGACCGGCTTCGTCACCGACTTCGTCACCGAGCCCACCACGATGCCCTGGGGCAACCGGTCGCTGCTGTTCCGCGACCCCGACGGCAACCTCGTCAACTTCTTCACCCCCGTCACCCCGGCGGCCATCGAAAAGTTCGCACGCTGA